The Primulina tabacum isolate GXHZ01 chromosome 7, ASM2559414v2, whole genome shotgun sequence genome includes a window with the following:
- the LOC142550662 gene encoding uncharacterized protein LOC142550662 — MIQILEDLLRAFMIDFQGSWEMKLPLVEFTYNNSYHASIGVAPYEALYGRKCRSPVYLDEVGERAELGQDIVRQAAELVVKIRNRMRTAQSRQKSYAVQRHMDLEGIIYL; from the coding sequence atGATTCAAATATTGGAGGACCTACTCAGAGCTttcatgatcgacttccagggcagctgggagaTGAAGCTACCTctcgtggagttcacgtacaacaacagttatcatgCATCTATCGGtgtggctccatacgaggcactatatgggaggaagtgtaggtcaccAGTTTATTTggacgaggtaggagagaggGCAGAATTGGGGCAAGATATTGTCAGACAGGCTGCAGAGTTAGTGGTTAAGATTCGGAACAGGATGAGGACCGCGCagagccgacaaaagagttacgCTGTTCAGCGGCATATGGATCTTGAGGGGATCATATATTTGTGA
- the LOC142550663 gene encoding uncharacterized protein LOC142550663 — protein sequence MIRILGPFMSDKQKSLIPALESLFPDAEHRFCVRHLESNMKHDGFKSVAVKIAFWPVAKTTRIEEFQVHMAALKDIDAKAYEWLAKKPENQWSKAYFSTTPKSDILLNNMCESFHSFIIDAREKPVIEMYEMIQNLLMVRFQKNRERANKWNGRICSKIKDVLAEIYVEAIRYSPMKSDEMHYQITRSDDRCDQHSVDLLNRSCSCRKYDLTGIPCKHAICAIWCKKDDPEACVHPYYLVETYRRCYAARIMSVNGPDLWPPCYLVSPLPPVYIQNVGRHAKLRRREPGEPPPSENKLTRCKKI from the coding sequence ATGATCCGCATACTTGGACCATTTATGTCAGATAAGCAAAAAAGTTTGATTCCTGCACTTGAATCTTTGTTTCCTGATGCTGAACATAGATTTTGTGTGAGACACTTAGAAAGCAATATGAAACATGATGGATTCAAGAGTGTAGCGGTTAAGATTGCCTTTTGGCCTGTGGCAAAAACGACAAGAATTGAAGAGTTTCAAGTGCACATGGCTGCGTTGAAAGACATTGATGCAAAGGCATATGAATGGCTGGCGAAAAAACCCGAAAACCAGTGGTCTAAGGCGTATTTCAGCACCACTCCTAAATCAGACATCTTGTTGAACAACATGTGTGAAAGTTTTCACAGCTTCATTATAGATGCTAGGGAGAAGCCAGTAATTGAGATGTATGAGATGATACAAAATCTTTTGATGGTCAGATTTCAAAAAAACAGAGAGAGGGCTAACAAATGGAATGGTCGAATTTGTTCAAAGATCAAAGATGTGCTTGCAGAGATATATGTGGAAGCTATTAGGTATTCTCCCATGAAGTCAGATGAAATGCACTACCAGATAACGAGATCAGATGATAGATGTGATCAGCATTCGGTTGACTTGTTGAACAGGTCTTGCAGTTGTAGGAAATATGACTTGACAGGCATTCCTTGCAAGCACGCTATATGCGCCATTTGGTGCAAAAAAGATGATCCAGAAGCATGTGTCCATCCTTATTACTTGGTAGAGACATATAGAAGATGTTATGCAGCACGAATAATGTCTGTCAATGGGCCAGACTTGTGGCCCCCATGTTATTTGGTGTCACCACTGCCCCCAGTTTACATACAAAATGTTGGAAGGCATGCAAAATTACGAAGAAGAGAACCAGGTGAACCACCCCCTTCTGAAAATAAGTTGACGAGgtgtaaaaaaatttaa